TTTCTGGAAATTGAATCTAGATTTTATTGAGGGATGTAAAGATTGTGAATTCCATTATTATGTTTTATAGCTCATTAGAAGAAAATTTGACTAAAAAAACATTATTCAAAGATACTATGTTCTTTAAGTGATTATCATGGTTAATAACTTTTTAAAAAACAATTTAGCAATTTTATTTGGAAATGTGTTCTTTAGAATTGGAGGATACATATATAAATTTTTAATGGTATATCTTTTAGATACAGTTTCTTATGGAATTTTAACTGTTGTTTCTCCTTTCCAGAATACTCTGCAAGTTTTAGCGGCAGGAGGTTTGCCTCCAACAATAAGCAAATATATTTCCGAGTATAATGCGACTAATAATGAAGAAGAATGTTATAAAATCATATTGGTTTCTTTTAAAATTGCAATATTATTAGGAATTCTTTTTGGATTGATAATGGTTTTTTTCATCGCACCAGCTCTTGCAAAAATTTATAAAAATCCAATATTATTGGTGCCATTACAATGCATTGGATTAATAGTTCCTTTTAGTGCAGTAGTAGGAGCATTCAGAGGAATATTTCAAGGGGTTTATAAGATGCAATATATTTTAGTTAGCCGTGGTGTTGAGCAAATCATGATGATACTGTCCTCAATTTTATTGATTATACTTGGGTTTTCAGTCGTTGGAGCATTATTGGGTACTGTAATTGGATTTTTTTGTTCATTAATTTCAGTTATTTTCATATTGCATAGATATTTTTTTGACATATATAACGGAATATTAAAATTAGAATTAGGTTTTAAAGAAGAGATTAAGATTGCATACAAAATAATTTCATTTTCCATTCCAGTTATTTTAACAGCTATCTCAGAAATAGGAATATATAGTATTACAACAACAATAATGCCATTGTTTATCACTATCAGTGAAATAGGATATTTTGGAATAGCTGAACCAATTGCTAGGCTGCCATTAATGATTTCTAATTCACTATCCACAACAATGTTGCCTGTTTCATCAGAAATGATAGCTACAAATAAAAAAGATACGCTTAAAAAATATATCTTCAATGCATTTAGGTATAATTTAATCATAATGGTTCCAATTTGTTTGTTTCTGATGATTTTTTCTAGAGAAGTACTTTTAGTAATGTTTTTTACAAAACCTTCATATTCAAAAGGAGCAAGTGTTTTATCAATATTGACTTTAGGAATGTTTTTTTATTCAATATTCTCCATATCTTCCAGTATGATTCAAGGTTCGGGGAAGCCTAAAGTTTCAATGTATCTTTTGATGGGTGCTTTTGTTCAAATATTAGTTTTAAGTTTTATATTAATACCTCATTTTGGTGTAAATGGCGGGGCAATTGCTACTGCCTTGACAACACTGACTATATCGTTAATTTCTTTATTTTATCTGAACAAATTAGTTTCTATTAATTTTAATATTTTATATTATATAAAAATATTATTCGCAGGATTAGTAACCGGAGTTTTTTTATTAGTTCTGCCTTCAAATATTTTGGGATTTTGTTTGGGATTAATATTCCTATTGCCAGTTTATATTTTAATCTTAATGTTAGTCAAAGGATTTATAGATGTTGATTTAGAGATTTTATCAAAATTTGAAAATAAAATACCTGTTAAAAATATCTTTGCAATTTTCAGAAAAATAATAATTAAAGGAATGGATTAAAACTATAACATCTATTCCTATTGATGATTTAAATTACGAAATTGTTTATTTTTGAATTCTTCGAATAAAGAATTGTATAATCATATTTAAATAATTCAAAACTTAAGTTATAAATTATTTTTTGATTAATTTAAGCACTTAAAATTATTTTCATTATAAGCTATCCATTGGCTTTGATAAAAGCAAATATCATGAAAAAACTGTTTTTGAGGAAATATTTATTTAAAGCGAAATCACAATAGTTTGAAAGGCATTCCTAGAAACTTAAGGTTTTTCTTCTTTTTTTATTCTTAATTTTTTTACTAAATTGCTTAGTTTTTACTTATTTTAATTGATTTTATCTGTGCTTATTATGATACTTTATTGAATAGTTTTAATTTACTTATAGTTAGTTTCAATAATTAAGCATAGTTTGTTTATATATTATTAACTATAAATATTAATATTAGTGATTAAAGTTTTTTTAGTTACTGATTAAGTTAATATGGAGGTGGACTGAGGTATTATTTTGATAGATTCATCATAGATTTTTTTAAAATATTCGATTGTTTTGTGTCAAAAAAATATATTACTGAGGCCAATAGATTCATTAGGGAAAGGAAAATGAACCAAAAAGATTGTATGGTTTTATATTCTTTCTCAAAGAGGATGTACAGGATTATATTGAATCGATAAGATTTTTCACATTAATGATGAAAAAAAGATTTCGAGACGATTTCAAGTCAAGCAATTGGAAAACAAAGAATGTTCATCAACCCACAGGCATTCATCGACTTAAATGAATGTTTTTATTGAGAAATTATATGGATAAATTTTCTGGATTTTACCCGTATACAGTTCCCTGTTGGTGATGAGAATTTGTTACGGGAAAAAAGAATTCGGGCAAGAGTTTCGCTTTTTAGATGTTCATTCTAAACATATTTATAACAGCAAAAATTGTTGAAACAACAGTAAAACGAAATAGATCTAGCAAATAGAACACTTAGAAAACATGAAACGTCGATTCAACATTTGAAAAATTAATCACCATTTTACGATAGAGGATATTCGTCAATTGAACTAAATGGTAAAAACCATGGATCTAAACTCTAAATTCCATAAATACGACGGCCAAAAAAATGTATTCCAACATCAAATCAAACAAATGAAAACTAATGATGAAATAATAACAATTAATCTAAACAAAATAGCAGATTAAGAAGTTTTCGTGACAAAAAATTAAAAGAAAAAGCACAGAAAATAGGAAGATTATAAAATCCGAATTGCACTAGTTGATATAGGAAAAAATGAACCATAAAATACTTGCAACAAATCTAACACCAGAAGAATTCTCAACAGAAGATTTAAAAGAATTATACAGAAAAAGATGGACAGTAGAAAACAGGATTCGACATATTAAAAAAATCTAAATCGAAAATCGAAGATTTCAATGGAACAAGAAGAACAATAATCGAACAAGATATTTTACGCACACATATTCATCTATAAACCTAGCAATAACAATTAAAAAACATGCAGAAAACCATATAAACACGAACACCAAGAAATAAAGATGAAAAAATCGTTTATCAATCAAATTTCGCAAAAATAACAGGGAACATATACCTGTATATTCTTCGACCTGATTTTTGAAACGAGACAAAAAAGAGAACAAATAATTAATTTCATAGTAAAAGAAGCCTCAAAAGAATTAACCCAAGAAAAAATAGACGAAAAATATAAAAAAGCACGAAAAGCCCCGGATGTTGAAAACAAACATCCGGGAAACAAGAAAAAAACACACTAAAGACACATTAACTTTTAGTGCATTAATCTTTTCTTGTTTACCTTTTTGTTCACAATACATATATAAATCTTACGAAAATTCAAATCCTCCTCTAAACGTGATAACACGGTTATTAATAATGATAATAATTAAAAATTTCATCTGGAAAACCCTTAAGTTTCTAGGAATGTCTGGCACTTTCAAAAACTTGTGTGATTTGAATTTTCACTAGTTTTTGAGTCACGAAATTTTTTCGTTCTATTTTTTCTTTATTTTTAATTTAAAAGTAGTAAAATTAATATATAAGGTGGAACTTAAATATTAATATGATTAATAACAATATTAAAGCTCCATATGAATGTATGGAGTTAAAAGAATATAAACTTTCCGATTTTATTCCAGAGTTTTTTCTGAATTCCGTCAATCTGATGATCTTTCTCGATTTGGTTGTGAAAATATTTTGCTGATAATCTATATTAGACTGGAAAAAAGAGGTAAAACTTATTTTTGAAAAATAGAATTAGTATTTGTCCAAGTTGTAAATCAAAAGATGCTGTTAAAAATGGAACTTATGAAAGAAAACTAATTTTTTTAAGAATTGGAGAACAAATGTGCACTATTCAAAAATATAAATGCAAAAAAATGCGGTAAAGTCTTTTATACAGATTTTATCTTCACTTGTTTATTCTAATTCTAATATTACATTGCCTGTTGTTGATTGTATTGAGAATTTGTATCAAATTTATGGAGCTGGACTCCATAAAATACGATTTGACTTAAAACAACAACACAACATCGAAATCTCACATCAAAGCATAGAAAACATATTATTAAACTCAAATTATCAATTTAACCATGAAAATTGGACTTATTTATGGTTTATTACTTATTCGACAGTCTTTGAGTCAAAATTAATGGAATTTGGAATTATATTTTAGCATTATTCGACGTTAAACTAAATACTTTAGTTTCAGTCAAATTAGTCGAATCAGAAGATTCTAAGACCATTTATCAATTCTTAAACGAATCCCTAAGAAATCAAAAGAAAATATCAATATGAACATGATTTAAAACACGAATATCGAGAAGCAATAAATAAATTAAAAGTAAAACATCATTTCTGCAAATTTCATGTAAAACAAAACACAAACAAAAGATTTAAAGACTATTTCAACAAAAACCAACTAACAGACGAAGAAAAAGAAATCTTAACAGATTTAAAACAAGATATTTATAAAATATTAGATGCAGAAACACTCAATGATGCTAAAAAAACTACGAGATATTTTGATTGATAAAAAAATACCCTCAAAACAACTTCACAAACAAAATTCTATGGAAATTCATCATTCCTTACTTTAAAAAATTAACGAACCACCTTGAAAACACGAATATTCCATCTACGAACAATAAAATCGAAAATATATTCCAAAAAGTATTCCCAAAACACATAAAAAGAACAATGAAAATAGAATTAGGTCTTTTAAGCCGATTCATGCTAAAACTAAATTATTGGAACATAAAAAATGAAAACAAAAAAAAATCACACAAGTTTTTGAAAGAGCCGAATGTCTAGGAATGGATAATATTATATATGTTAAAATATAAAAAATAATAATTAATGTGGTTTTAAAATGTTTTTATTAAATAAGCTTTTTGTAACAAATAATAATTGTAGTAAGCATATCATTAAAAATACACATACTTTTAACAATACATATAATGAATCAATTTACATCTATGTCCCTAAAAAAACTACAATCTTCAATAAAACTATTAAAAACATTAAGAACAAAGTTTATAATGGGAAAATATTTAATAATGCCACATTAACCAACGTTCAAAAAACTTTTATTTATAATATAAAAGTTAATAGAAACCCATTTTACTTTTTACCAAATCATAACTCAGCAATAATTAATTGTAGGGAGGGGAAACATCATGTTAATCTCCACCCTAAGCTATGGGATATAGATAATGTAATTAATAATGTTTTGAATATAAACTTTAGAGCTTTTATTAGCTTAACTTATTTTAATTATTTAAATGTTTATATTATCTTAAATAAAATTAAATCTTTTTTAAGTAATTTAAATGTTTTTTCAGTTAATACAAGTAAACATACTAATATAAAGTTCAATAATGTGGATTTAACTATTATTAAAAATCTTCCTTTTACAGATAAGATGATTACTTTGGTGTATAATAAAATGTGTTTTAGGTTCTATGGTTTATTTAAAAAATTAAAATGTGAGGTGTGTAATTGATTAAAATAAATCGTAAATTAATAATCTTAGCTTTAATTATACTTATATTTTATATTGGAATAACAAGTATTTCTGCTGCTAGTTTTGATGATGTTCAAGATAAAATTGACATAGCTA
This window of the Methanobrevibacter sp. V74 genome carries:
- a CDS encoding flippase — translated: MVNNFLKNNLAILFGNVFFRIGGYIYKFLMVYLLDTVSYGILTVVSPFQNTLQVLAAGGLPPTISKYISEYNATNNEEECYKIILVSFKIAILLGILFGLIMVFFIAPALAKIYKNPILLVPLQCIGLIVPFSAVVGAFRGIFQGVYKMQYILVSRGVEQIMMILSSILLIILGFSVVGALLGTVIGFFCSLISVIFILHRYFFDIYNGILKLELGFKEEIKIAYKIISFSIPVILTAISEIGIYSITTTIMPLFITISEIGYFGIAEPIARLPLMISNSLSTTMLPVSSEMIATNKKDTLKKYIFNAFRYNLIIMVPICLFLMIFSREVLLVMFFTKPSYSKGASVLSILTLGMFFYSIFSISSSMIQGSGKPKVSMYLLMGAFVQILVLSFILIPHFGVNGGAIATALTTLTISLISLFYLNKLVSINFNILYYIKILFAGLVTGVFLLVLPSNILGFCLGLIFLLPVYILILMLVKGFIDVDLEILSKFENKIPVKNIFAIFRKIIIKGMD
- a CDS encoding transposase is translated as MNHKILATNLTPEEFSTEDLKELYRKRWTVENRIRHIKKI
- a CDS encoding transposase family protein; translated protein: MKNRISICPSCKSKDAVKNGTYERKLIFLRIGEQMCTIQKYKCKKMR